A region of Ictidomys tridecemlineatus isolate mIctTri1 chromosome 4, mIctTri1.hap1, whole genome shotgun sequence DNA encodes the following proteins:
- the LOC101966435 gene encoding olfactory receptor 4C15, whose amino-acid sequence MKNQSFITEFVFMGLSQNPNIQKILFVLFLLVYIATFIGNMLIVMTIIYSPALLGSPMYFFLAVLSFLDACYSSAITPKLVADSIHERKTISYKGCMIQLFTEHLFGGTEVIILSAMAYDRYVAICKPLHYSAIMNRRRCGILVGVSCSGGFLHSITLVLFTFNLPFCGPNVIDHFMCDLYPLLKLACTDTHILGLLVIANSGFICIINFSLLLVSYGVILFSLRKHSAEGRRKALSTCGSHITVVVLFFVPCIFIYARPPSIFSFDKEVEMFYTVFTPLLNPLVYTLRNKEVKNAMRKLWKRLGDL is encoded by the coding sequence ATGAAGAACCAAAGCTTCATAACTGAATTTGTCTTCATGGGGCTTTCACAGAATCctaatattcagaaaatattatttgttttgtttttgttggtctACATTGCAACTTTTATAGGCAATATGCTGATTGTAATGACCATCATCTATAGCCCTGCACTGCTGGGCTCCCCCATGTACTTTTTCTTGGCTGTCCTGTCCTTCTTGGATGCCTGCTACTCCTCTGCCATCACACCAAAGTTGGTTGCGGACTCCATTCATGAAAGGAAAACCATCTCTTATAAAGGATGCATGATTCAACTTTTTACTGAACACTTATTTGGTGGGACAGAGGTGATCATCCTCTCagccatggcctatgaccgctatgtggccatttgcAAGCCTTTGCACTACTCTGCCATCATGAACCGGAGGCGCTGTGGCATTCTGGTGGGGGTGTCCTGCTCAGGGGGCTTCTTGCATTCTATCACACTGGTTCTGTTCACTTTCAACCTTCCCTTTTGTGGCCCGAATGTCATTGATCATTTCATGTGTGACTTGTACCCATTATTGAAGCTGGCCTGCACTGACACTCACATTCTAGGTCTTCTGGTGATCGCCAACAGTGGGTTTATCTGCATCATCAACTTCTCCTTGTTGCTTGTCTCCTATGGCGTCATCTTGTTCTCCCTGAGAAAACACAGTGCTGAAGGGCGGAGGAAAGCTCTGTCCACCTGTGGATCTCACATTACTGTTGTGGTTTTGTTCTTTGTCCCATGCATCTTTATATATGCACGGCCTccatctattttctcttttgataaaGAAGTGGAAATGTTTTACACTGTCTTCACTCCCTTGCTCAATCCTTTGGTTTACACACTGCGGAACAAGGAAGTGAAAAATGCCATGAGGAAATTGTGGAAGAGACTTGGTGATCtctga